From a region of the uncultured Desulfatiglans sp. genome:
- a CDS encoding hypothetical protein (Evidence 5 : Unknown function) has product MLVTKSTKYRGEILAREAFWVDGLRIGAAGLPMSVKHEANRAFALASAAVEVLSQATAGEGGPGTVPVRFTTLLPAGSLDGKALSFCLCTRRPWKGYRKSGEIRNESGSVEAAGARLVYLKSTPVPGP; this is encoded by the coding sequence GTGCTTGTTACAAAAAGCACAAAGTATCGGGGAGAAATCCTGGCACGGGAGGCTTTTTGGGTTGATGGATTGAGAATAGGGGCGGCAGGGTTGCCGATGTCTGTAAAACATGAGGCAAACCGGGCTTTTGCCCTCGCGAGTGCGGCGGTGGAGGTGCTCAGCCAGGCCACCGCCGGAGAAGGAGGACCGGGTACCGTTCCTGTGCGGTTTACGACGCTGCTCCCTGCTGGTTCGCTCGATGGCAAGGCGCTGAGTTTCTGCTTGTGCACAAGGCGCCCTTGGAAGGGCTATAGGAAGAGCGGGGAAATCCGGAATGAATCGGGAAGTGTCGAAGCTGCGGGGGCGAGGCTTGTCTACCTGAAATCGACACCGGTTCCTGGGCCTTGA
- the aprB gene encoding Adenylylsulfate reductase, beta subunit, with product MPSYVITEKCDGCKGQDKTACMYICPNDLMVLDKEKMKAYNRDPMMCWECQCCVKICPQQAMDVRGYADFIPMGASVVPLRGSQDIMWTVKFRDGSLKRFKFPIRTTEEGTADPLGGFAAHDDLNSPALATEPASLGLKEVPTIK from the coding sequence ATGCCAAGTTATGTGATCACTGAGAAATGTGACGGTTGCAAAGGGCAGGACAAGACCGCTTGCATGTATATTTGCCCGAACGACCTAATGGTGTTGGATAAGGAAAAGATGAAGGCATATAACAGGGACCCAATGATGTGCTGGGAATGCCAGTGCTGCGTCAAGATCTGCCCGCAGCAGGCGATGGACGTGCGCGGCTATGCCGACTTTATTCCGATGGGTGCCAGCGTTGTGCCTCTGCGTGGTTCGCAGGATATCATGTGGACGGTCAAATTCCGCGACGGCAGCCTGAAGCGCTTCAAGTTCCCCATCCGGACGACCGAAGAAGGGACCGCGGATCCGTTGGGCGGCTTTGCTGCGCACGACGACCTGAACAGCCCGGCCCTGGCCACCGAACCGGCATCATTGGGACTGAAGGAAGTCCCCACAATAAAGTAG
- the aprA gene encoding Adenylylsulfate reductase, alpha subunit: MANFQTVEVSTDLLIVGGGFAACGAATEAAYWAKKKGLKVTLVDKAALDRSGAVAMGLSAINQYVGVKDGENTCEDYVRYVRQDLMGISREDLVFNIARHVDSTVHLFEKWGLKIWTDEAGKYVHEGRWQLMINGESYKIIIAEAAKNALKEAGGEIYERVFIVEPLVENNKIVGAVGFSTREEKFYIFKAKAVICAMGGAVHVFRPRSVGEGFGRSWYPPFNTGSSAYFTLKAGAEMTCQEVRFIPVRFKDAYGPVGAWFLLFKSRAVSAEGGEYMAVRKDELQNWAPYGLAKPIPANLRNYLGMLDVDAGLGPLYMETAEAIGKIADAYKDDPKAFKKKMKELEAEAWEDFLDMTISQAHLWASQNVKPEEKHSEIAACEPYFIGSHSGASGAWVSGPEDMNTPYKWGYPNMTTVEGLFAAGDASGASSHKFSSGSHAEGRIAGKAAIKYIVEKGAEPKVDAGKVDALKAKILAPLDTYAAHCKETTAPEINPNYILPLQFMHRLQKIMDEYAGGVTAAFKTSKSNLLRAEELFVFLKEDAEKLGAADIYQLERCWENVHRMWQGDAHVRTMLFREETRWPGYYFRADTPKMDEKNWHCFANCRFDPAKGEWEMMKRDVWNIPGV; the protein is encoded by the coding sequence ATGGCAAATTTTCAGACTGTTGAAGTGAGTACCGACCTCCTGATCGTTGGTGGGGGATTTGCAGCTTGTGGCGCCGCCACCGAGGCGGCCTATTGGGCCAAGAAAAAAGGCTTGAAGGTGACGTTGGTCGACAAGGCTGCTCTGGATCGGTCCGGCGCCGTGGCGATGGGCCTCTCCGCCATCAACCAGTATGTCGGCGTCAAAGACGGCGAGAATACCTGCGAAGACTATGTACGTTATGTCCGCCAGGACCTGATGGGAATCTCCCGCGAAGACCTGGTTTTCAATATTGCCCGTCACGTCGACTCCACCGTGCACCTTTTCGAGAAGTGGGGCCTCAAGATCTGGACGGACGAGGCCGGCAAGTATGTCCATGAAGGCCGCTGGCAGCTCATGATCAACGGTGAATCCTACAAGATCATCATCGCTGAAGCAGCCAAGAACGCCCTGAAGGAAGCGGGCGGCGAGATCTACGAGCGCGTTTTCATCGTCGAGCCGCTGGTGGAAAACAACAAGATCGTGGGAGCCGTAGGCTTCAGCACCCGTGAAGAGAAATTCTACATCTTCAAGGCGAAGGCGGTCATCTGCGCCATGGGCGGTGCGGTCCACGTGTTCCGTCCCCGGTCCGTCGGCGAGGGCTTCGGCCGCTCCTGGTATCCGCCGTTCAACACCGGCTCCAGCGCCTATTTCACCCTGAAGGCCGGCGCCGAGATGACCTGCCAGGAAGTACGCTTCATCCCCGTTCGTTTCAAGGATGCCTACGGTCCGGTCGGCGCCTGGTTCCTGCTGTTCAAATCCAGGGCCGTCAGCGCTGAAGGCGGCGAGTATATGGCCGTCCGCAAGGACGAGCTCCAGAACTGGGCCCCCTACGGCCTGGCCAAACCCATCCCGGCCAACCTGAGAAACTATCTCGGCATGCTGGATGTGGACGCCGGCCTCGGCCCCCTGTACATGGAGACGGCAGAAGCCATCGGCAAGATTGCGGATGCTTACAAAGACGACCCGAAGGCCTTCAAGAAGAAGATGAAGGAACTCGAGGCGGAAGCCTGGGAAGACTTCCTGGATATGACCATCTCGCAGGCGCACCTCTGGGCCTCCCAGAACGTGAAGCCTGAAGAGAAGCACTCCGAGATCGCGGCCTGCGAGCCGTACTTCATCGGCTCCCACTCCGGCGCCTCCGGTGCCTGGGTCAGCGGTCCCGAGGATATGAACACCCCCTACAAATGGGGTTATCCCAACATGACCACGGTGGAAGGTCTGTTTGCGGCCGGCGACGCCTCCGGGGCCTCCAGCCACAAATTCTCCTCCGGTTCGCATGCTGAAGGCCGGATTGCCGGCAAGGCTGCGATCAAGTATATCGTGGAGAAGGGCGCCGAGCCCAAGGTCGATGCCGGCAAGGTGGATGCACTGAAGGCCAAGATCCTGGCCCCGTTGGACACCTATGCAGCGCACTGCAAAGAGACCACAGCCCCCGAGATCAACCCCAATTACATCCTGCCCCTGCAGTTCATGCATCGTCTCCAGAAGATCATGGACGAATACGCAGGTGGTGTGACCGCGGCCTTCAAGACCAGCAAGTCGAACCTGCTGCGGGCCGAGGAACTCTTCGTCTTCCTGAAGGAAGATGCAGAGAAATTGGGTGCTGCGGATATCTATCAGCTCGAAAGATGCTGGGAAAACGTCCACAGAATGTGGCAGGGTGACGCCCACGTCCGGACCATGCTCTTCCGCGAGGAGACCCGGTGGCCGGGCTACTACTTCAGGGCTGACACCCCGAAGATGGACGAGAAGAACTGGCATTGTTTCGCCAACTGCCGCTTCGATCCCGCTAAGGGTGAATGGGAAATGATGAAGCGCGACGTGTGGAACATTCCCGGTGTATAA
- a CDS encoding CoB--CoM heterodisulfide reductase iron-sulfur subunit A family protein, translating into MADVQTTNQSILVVGGGMSGITAALEAAEAGYDVVLVEKRPYLGGRVAQLYEYFPKLCPPNCGLEINFRRLKANPRVRFFTMAEVSKISGKEGDYDVTVTLKPRYVNEKCTCCGKCAEVCEREIDNPFNYGMDKMKAAYLPHDFAFPMRYVLDPSIVKNEEGEKCKEACAYDAIDLDMQETSFDLKAGAIVWAGGWDPYDASKIEYYGYGTYRNVITNVMMERLASLEGPTAGRILRPSDGKPAKNVAFIQCAGSRDENHLAYCSGICCLASMKQASYLREKDPESAATIFFIDIRALDRLEDFYTRVKQDEKVSFVKSKIAVITEDEETGDLLLEGENTQTGEQIRMRFDLVILATGMVPNRMSADVTGDISWNEYGFFACDPGKPGIYGAGCARRPTDVASCVQDATASALKAIQSIARR; encoded by the coding sequence ATGGCAGATGTACAAACGACAAACCAGAGCATATTGGTTGTGGGCGGAGGCATGAGCGGGATCACGGCCGCCCTCGAAGCAGCGGAAGCAGGGTATGATGTGGTCTTGGTCGAAAAGAGGCCGTACCTGGGTGGCCGTGTAGCCCAACTGTATGAATATTTCCCGAAGCTGTGCCCCCCGAACTGCGGTCTGGAGATCAATTTCCGGCGGTTGAAGGCGAATCCGCGGGTCCGTTTTTTTACCATGGCCGAGGTTAGCAAGATCAGCGGGAAAGAGGGGGATTATGATGTGACGGTCACCCTGAAGCCCCGTTACGTCAACGAGAAATGCACCTGCTGTGGGAAGTGCGCCGAGGTTTGCGAGAGGGAGATCGACAATCCTTTCAATTACGGGATGGACAAAATGAAAGCGGCGTACCTGCCGCACGATTTCGCTTTCCCGATGCGATACGTCCTCGATCCGTCCATCGTGAAGAACGAAGAAGGGGAAAAATGCAAAGAGGCCTGCGCCTATGACGCGATCGATCTGGATATGCAGGAAACCAGCTTCGATCTGAAAGCGGGAGCCATCGTCTGGGCCGGCGGATGGGATCCCTACGATGCCTCGAAGATCGAATATTATGGTTATGGAACCTACAGGAACGTCATCACGAATGTCATGATGGAGCGGCTGGCCTCCCTGGAAGGGCCGACCGCCGGCCGGATCCTGAGGCCGTCGGACGGAAAGCCGGCGAAGAACGTGGCCTTCATCCAGTGCGCCGGTTCGCGGGACGAAAATCACCTCGCCTACTGTTCCGGCATCTGCTGTCTTGCCTCCATGAAGCAGGCGAGCTATCTGAGGGAGAAGGACCCTGAATCCGCGGCGACGATCTTTTTCATCGACATCCGTGCCCTGGATCGTTTGGAGGATTTCTATACACGGGTCAAGCAGGATGAAAAGGTCAGCTTTGTGAAGAGCAAGATCGCTGTGATCACCGAGGACGAAGAGACAGGAGATCTCCTGCTCGAAGGTGAGAACACCCAGACAGGCGAGCAGATCCGTATGCGATTCGATCTGGTGATCCTTGCCACAGGGATGGTTCCGAATCGGATGAGCGCCGATGTGACCGGGGATATTTCCTGGAACGAATATGGTTTCTTTGCCTGTGACCCCGGAAAGCCCGGAATCTACGGCGCCGGGTGTGCTCGAAGACCCACTGATGTCGCTTCCTGTGTGCAGGACGCCACAGCCTCAGCCCTGAAGGCCATTCAATCAATCGCGAGGAGGTAA
- a CDS encoding 4Fe-4S binding domain protein, which translates to MDKKTVVYICTGCGIGDAVNVDQLKEVVDEDFSLPCKDHPFLCGPEGVAMLKQDMESEGVNTFVIAACSGRVNYDVFNLGPETIVERVNLREQVAWSMPPQDEDTQMLAEDNLRIACAKVKDTKLPEAFKAEEEYSKDILVVGGGLAGLTAALETAKAGYNAVLVEKEATLGGWLARNKKRITMPYKELTDIGIEDLVSAVTGNSKIKVYTSASVEKVEGGPGLFSVAIKADGNAVTERIGAIVQANGWVPYDANKLGHLGYGKFKDVVTNVEFELMAAGGKIARPSDGKEVKNTLFIQCAGSRDPEHLPYCSSVCCMVSLKQATYLKEQDPEAVNYILYKDMRTVGQAEDFYRKAQNDGNVFIRGSVQEVGESGGKLFVEADDELLAERIRIEDIDLVVLAVGMVPATKPLQTPRIKAPQDAPDKDEEGMIEVKPDSGFFATPALRLAYRQGPELPTLKYGFPDSHFICFPYESRRTGIYATGCVRKPMETAKVVDDAVGAAMKAIQCCEATANGIAVHPRAGDMSYPEFNMNRCTQCKRCTEECPFGAINEDEKGNPLPNPTRCRRCGVCMGACPERIISFKNYSVPMIGNMIKAIHVPEEDEEKPRVVALICENDAYPALDMAGIKRMKWSPYVRFIPVRCLGSVNLVWVADALSRGIDGLLLFGCRHGDDYQCHFVKGSELANTRLSKVSETRHSLLYQPR; encoded by the coding sequence ATGGACAAGAAGACAGTCGTATATATATGCACAGGATGCGGCATTGGCGACGCCGTGAATGTGGATCAGTTGAAGGAGGTCGTTGACGAAGACTTCAGCCTGCCCTGCAAGGATCATCCGTTCCTTTGCGGACCGGAAGGGGTGGCGATGCTGAAGCAGGACATGGAGAGCGAAGGGGTCAACACCTTTGTGATTGCAGCCTGTTCGGGACGTGTGAACTATGATGTATTCAACCTTGGGCCTGAAACGATCGTCGAGCGCGTGAACCTGAGGGAACAGGTGGCCTGGAGCATGCCGCCGCAGGATGAAGATACGCAGATGCTGGCTGAGGATAACCTGCGCATAGCCTGTGCCAAGGTAAAGGATACGAAGCTGCCTGAAGCCTTTAAGGCCGAAGAAGAATATTCGAAGGATATACTGGTGGTTGGCGGCGGTCTGGCCGGGTTGACAGCTGCCCTCGAGACTGCCAAGGCAGGGTACAACGCCGTTCTGGTCGAGAAAGAGGCGACCCTGGGAGGGTGGCTGGCCCGGAACAAGAAGCGGATCACCATGCCCTACAAGGAACTTACCGACATCGGCATCGAGGACTTGGTGTCCGCTGTGACGGGGAACTCGAAGATCAAGGTGTACACCTCGGCGAGCGTCGAGAAGGTCGAAGGGGGGCCGGGACTCTTTTCTGTCGCGATCAAGGCTGACGGCAATGCCGTAACGGAGCGGATCGGCGCCATAGTACAGGCCAACGGCTGGGTCCCGTACGATGCGAACAAGCTGGGCCATCTGGGATACGGCAAGTTCAAAGACGTCGTGACCAATGTCGAATTCGAGTTGATGGCGGCGGGCGGGAAGATCGCACGGCCGTCCGACGGAAAAGAGGTCAAGAATACGCTGTTCATCCAGTGCGCCGGGTCGCGTGATCCCGAGCATCTGCCTTACTGCTCGTCCGTATGCTGTATGGTATCCCTCAAGCAGGCGACCTACCTCAAAGAGCAGGATCCCGAAGCGGTTAATTACATTCTTTACAAGGACATGCGGACGGTCGGCCAGGCCGAGGATTTTTACCGGAAAGCCCAGAACGACGGGAATGTCTTTATCCGTGGCAGTGTTCAGGAGGTTGGAGAATCGGGCGGCAAGTTGTTCGTAGAGGCCGATGACGAACTTCTGGCGGAAAGGATCAGGATCGAGGACATCGACCTGGTGGTTCTCGCTGTCGGAATGGTGCCCGCCACCAAGCCGCTGCAGACCCCGCGGATCAAAGCGCCGCAGGATGCACCGGACAAGGATGAAGAAGGGATGATAGAGGTGAAGCCCGATTCCGGTTTCTTCGCTACGCCCGCTTTGAGGCTTGCCTATCGCCAGGGACCTGAATTGCCGACGCTCAAGTACGGCTTCCCGGATTCGCACTTTATCTGTTTCCCGTATGAAAGCAGACGGACAGGGATCTATGCGACCGGCTGTGTGCGGAAGCCTATGGAAACCGCTAAAGTGGTCGACGACGCGGTGGGTGCGGCCATGAAGGCGATCCAGTGCTGCGAGGCGACCGCCAACGGAATAGCCGTGCATCCACGGGCCGGTGATATGAGCTATCCTGAGTTCAACATGAATCGGTGTACGCAGTGTAAACGGTGTACGGAAGAGTGTCCCTTCGGGGCTATCAACGAGGATGAAAAGGGGAACCCGCTGCCCAACCCCACGCGCTGCCGCCGATGCGGCGTGTGCATGGGTGCCTGTCCCGAGCGGATCATTTCTTTCAAGAACTACTCGGTGCCGATGATCGGCAACATGATCAAAGCCATTCATGTGCCCGAAGAAGACGAGGAGAAGCCCAGAGTGGTGGCGCTCATCTGTGAGAACGACGCCTATCCCGCGCTGGATATGGCCGGCATCAAACGGATGAAGTGGAGCCCCTATGTCCGTTTCATTCCGGTCCGGTGCCTCGGTTCGGTCAATCTGGTATGGGTCGCCGACGCACTTTCACGGGGGATCGATGGTCTGCTGCTTTTCGGGTGCCGGCACGGTGACGACTATCAGTGCCACTTTGTTAAGGGCAGTGAACTCGCCAATACCAGATTGAGCAAGGTATCAGAGACCCGTCACAGTCTGTTATACCAACCTCGATAA
- a CDS encoding conserved hypothetical protein (Evidence 4 : Unknown function but conserved in other organisms), with protein MGKNENKGGGQPVAYNTSFAEEVFRNVDFGDEIKMCMQCGVCAASCPLSLKMDFSPRKIFTLIRAGKREEVLGSQAIMLCTSCYSCKVRCPRKIPVVDVMHGLANYALRQGFVPRKNTSVFGSEFWRQIYKLGRIDEKDLSRRYFFADGLVPGIKNSLEMMDMGLQMLLHKRMKLLPERPIKGIKALRRMLDKAEQMGKGGARA; from the coding sequence ATGGGAAAGAACGAAAACAAGGGAGGGGGTCAACCGGTGGCTTACAACACATCGTTTGCTGAAGAGGTCTTTCGGAATGTCGACTTCGGCGATGAGATCAAGATGTGCATGCAATGTGGTGTGTGTGCGGCATCCTGTCCGCTGAGCCTCAAAATGGACTTTTCGCCCCGCAAGATCTTCACGTTGATCCGTGCGGGTAAGCGTGAGGAAGTTCTGGGCAGCCAAGCCATCATGTTGTGCACCTCCTGCTATTCGTGCAAGGTTCGATGCCCGAGGAAGATTCCGGTTGTTGATGTGATGCACGGGTTGGCCAATTATGCCCTGCGCCAGGGTTTCGTCCCCCGCAAGAACACATCTGTTTTTGGCAGCGAGTTCTGGCGGCAGATCTATAAATTGGGTCGTATCGACGAAAAGGACCTCTCACGGCGTTATTTCTTCGCCGATGGACTCGTCCCTGGCATCAAGAACAGTCTGGAAATGATGGATATGGGGCTTCAGATGCTTCTGCACAAGCGCATGAAGCTCTTGCCCGAGCGTCCGATCAAGGGGATCAAGGCCCTGCGAAGGATGCTGGACAAGGCCGAGCAGATGGGGAAAGGAGGTGCGCGGGCATGA
- a CDS encoding Cysteine-rich domain protein — protein sequence MKYFLYWGCSLESSGANFLVSLKSVAKALGIDFVEIEDWNCCGASISYVGAGDLSIKVLNARNLALAEKQGGYDIVAPCSSCYIQMIKVNHEIQESESLAAQVNEILAEAGLHYSGKVRVRHILDVLYHDIGTDRIKERAVKPLNGLKVAGYVGCQSVRPYGEYDSVERPVIQDRILNAIGAEAVPFPKKMRCCGSGIFLTEMDHCMHLVKDILDDALVHGAKLVSTVCPMCAMNLENYQSRINKALGTRFDVPIVYLTQLMAAAFGMDLKKDAALDYNIIPPETLIQAALG from the coding sequence ATGAAGTATTTCCTTTATTGGGGCTGCAGTCTGGAATCCAGCGGAGCGAACTTTCTGGTCTCTTTGAAGTCGGTTGCCAAGGCACTGGGGATAGACTTCGTCGAGATCGAGGATTGGAATTGCTGCGGAGCTAGCATCTCCTATGTTGGAGCCGGCGACCTTTCCATCAAGGTTTTGAACGCGCGAAATCTTGCGCTAGCTGAAAAACAGGGCGGATACGATATCGTTGCACCCTGCAGTTCCTGTTATATCCAGATGATCAAGGTGAATCACGAGATACAGGAAAGTGAAAGCCTCGCTGCCCAAGTGAACGAGATCCTCGCCGAAGCCGGGCTGCATTACAGCGGAAAGGTGCGGGTACGGCACATCCTCGATGTGTTGTATCACGACATCGGCACAGACAGGATCAAGGAGAGGGCGGTCAAGCCGCTGAACGGTCTGAAGGTGGCCGGGTATGTCGGCTGCCAGTCGGTTCGGCCTTACGGGGAGTATGACAGTGTCGAGAGACCCGTTATTCAAGACCGCATCCTGAATGCCATTGGTGCGGAGGCGGTTCCCTTTCCGAAAAAGATGCGGTGCTGCGGCTCCGGCATCTTCCTGACAGAGATGGATCACTGTATGCATCTGGTCAAAGATATCCTGGATGATGCCCTCGTCCATGGTGCGAAGCTCGTTTCGACGGTTTGTCCCATGTGTGCGATGAATCTTGAGAACTACCAATCGCGGATCAACAAGGCGTTGGGGACACGTTTCGATGTTCCCATCGTTTATCTGACCCAATTGATGGCTGCGGCCTTCGGGATGGATCTGAAGAAGGACGCTGCGCTGGACTACAACATCATCCCGCCTGAGACGTTGATCCAAGCCGCTCTAGGATGA
- a CDS encoding conserved hypothetical protein (Evidence 4 : Unknown function but conserved in other organisms) translates to MVTEDKERCPHCGEALLKWRPPENSTWDTEFQWVCFNDECPYYTRGWDHMLKTQNIKASYRYRKDPHTGASGPLPCWSQEAHKDHIISDD, encoded by the coding sequence ATGGTGACGGAAGATAAAGAAAGATGTCCGCATTGCGGTGAGGCGTTGCTCAAATGGAGGCCCCCGGAGAATTCGACCTGGGATACGGAATTTCAGTGGGTATGTTTCAATGACGAATGTCCCTATTACACAAGGGGCTGGGATCACATGCTCAAAACACAGAACATCAAGGCATCCTACCGGTACAGGAAGGATCCTCATACAGGGGCGAGCGGACCGCTTCCGTGCTGGTCCCAGGAGGCCCACAAGGACCACATTATCTCCGATGACTGA
- a CDS encoding conserved hypothetical protein (Evidence 4 : Unknown function but conserved in other organisms), translating to MRKIGRNDPCPCGSGKKFKKCHLGREDELFQKEDGAFAADLSARITALPEVDYGDAHEMVRALDLQTLSRGEFGIRFVDLKAYQELEVNGETGSESRQDATGGVLINLLKTRPSDPAHMYIAISPDIGKSALAHQIAHVLDYAVGSGLIPGSMRALSYELGIPIDQLEHPQEFGYWLRYVREKLGIELDADDTVIDFLYENRMLVKGRDIEKQDMAALKDQSQRIFKFLSQKGPELDALICEKPGYIGSRLAAD from the coding sequence ATGAGAAAGATCGGGAGAAATGACCCTTGCCCTTGCGGCAGCGGCAAAAAGTTCAAGAAATGCCACCTCGGGCGGGAGGACGAGCTCTTCCAAAAGGAGGACGGTGCGTTTGCGGCGGATTTGAGCGCCCGTATCACGGCTCTGCCCGAGGTGGATTATGGCGACGCCCATGAAATGGTCCGTGCTTTGGACCTGCAAACGTTGAGCAGGGGAGAATTCGGGATTCGGTTCGTGGATCTGAAGGCCTATCAGGAACTCGAAGTAAACGGAGAGACAGGGAGCGAGTCCAGACAGGATGCAACCGGTGGGGTTCTGATCAATCTCTTGAAGACGCGTCCGAGCGACCCGGCGCATATGTATATTGCGATTTCCCCCGATATCGGAAAGAGCGCCCTGGCGCATCAGATCGCCCATGTCTTGGACTATGCGGTGGGCTCGGGTTTGATTCCTGGATCGATGAGGGCGCTCAGTTACGAATTGGGGATTCCTATCGACCAGCTCGAACATCCCCAGGAATTCGGTTACTGGCTGCGTTATGTCCGTGAAAAACTCGGGATCGAACTGGATGCAGACGATACGGTGATCGACTTTCTTTATGAAAACCGGATGCTTGTCAAAGGGCGTGATATAGAAAAACAGGACATGGCTGCCCTCAAGGACCAGTCCCAGCGGATATTCAAGTTTCTGTCTCAGAAAGGCCCGGAGCTGGATGCACTTATTTGTGAGAAGCCGGGTTATATCGGCAGCCGTCTTGCGGCGGATTGA
- a CDS encoding conserved hypothetical protein (Evidence 4 : Unknown function but conserved in other organisms): MTHTSDTPASSLNSSAHTDPPKAQFVPLESGQSFRFDCHPGISCFTACCAKLRLILTPYDILRLKRRLGMPSGKFLEVHTETLFDTGARFPMVRLRMQDAEGGRCPFVSTAGCTVYEDRPSACRLYPVGRASAFTEAQPAAQERFFLVKEPHCKGFAEAREWTLREWLSHEGLNDYSRMNDAWSRIVTAAKPFVMKAATERNIQMFFMASYDLDRFRSFLFGSSFLRHFDVDTELQEKLRTRDEELLQFAFRWLRFSLFGEQTMNILQK, encoded by the coding sequence ATGACTCATACTTCCGATACTCCAGCATCAAGCCTAAATTCCTCCGCTCACACCGACCCGCCCAAGGCGCAGTTCGTGCCACTCGAATCCGGTCAGAGCTTCCGTTTCGACTGCCATCCCGGAATCTCCTGCTTCACCGCCTGCTGTGCGAAACTGCGCCTGATCCTGACGCCCTACGACATATTGCGCCTTAAGCGCCGTCTCGGGATGCCCTCTGGAAAATTCCTGGAGGTCCACACGGAAACACTCTTCGATACCGGCGCACGCTTCCCGATGGTCAGGCTTCGCATGCAGGACGCTGAAGGAGGCCGCTGCCCTTTCGTCTCTACGGCTGGCTGCACCGTTTACGAGGACAGGCCTTCCGCCTGCCGACTTTATCCTGTCGGGCGCGCCTCGGCGTTCACGGAGGCTCAGCCCGCTGCGCAAGAGCGGTTTTTCCTTGTCAAAGAACCTCATTGCAAAGGGTTTGCCGAAGCTCGGGAGTGGACCTTGCGGGAATGGCTTTCACATGAAGGACTTAACGACTACAGCCGGATGAATGACGCCTGGTCGAGGATTGTAACCGCCGCGAAACCGTTCGTCATGAAAGCGGCCACGGAACGAAACATCCAGATGTTTTTTATGGCCTCTTACGATTTGGACAGATTTCGATCATTTCTGTTCGGCAGTAGTTTTCTGCGTCATTTTGACGTCGATACTGAACTCCAAGAAAAGCTGCGCACCCGGGATGAAGAGCTGCTCCAATTCGCCTTCCGCTGGCTTCGCTTCAGCCTATTCGGCGAACAAACGATGAACATCTTACAAAAATGA
- a CDS encoding conserved hypothetical protein (Evidence 4 : Unknown function but conserved in other organisms): MKHDMKQTDPQMERMDPDFTFQFDCSPEVPCFTQCCRDVTIVLTPYDLLRMKNSLGMSSDEFLDRHTLVLPKPNRLIPMVVLKMNEDDKKCSLVGPQGCRVYVDRPWACRMFPLDMNDDGTFRLITDSSRCKGLLQQKRWRIADWLVDQGIPIYDQTNALFTEITAPLKAQSPDIDNPQILKMLFMALYNLDKFREFVFNSSFLQRFEVDPNRIQKMLRSDLELLKFSYDWIQFGIFGKKTLTVKEGAPGVK, from the coding sequence ATGAAGCATGATATGAAACAGACCGACCCCCAGATGGAAAGGATGGACCCTGATTTCACCTTCCAGTTCGACTGTTCTCCCGAAGTTCCCTGCTTCACGCAGTGCTGCCGCGACGTAACGATCGTGCTGACACCCTACGATCTTCTCAGGATGAAAAACAGCCTGGGAATGTCATCGGATGAATTCCTGGACCGCCATACGCTCGTCCTTCCCAAGCCCAATCGACTCATCCCGATGGTTGTCCTTAAAATGAACGAAGACGACAAGAAATGCTCACTCGTCGGACCCCAGGGATGCCGTGTCTATGTCGATCGACCATGGGCCTGTCGTATGTTCCCGCTCGACATGAACGATGACGGCACCTTTCGTCTGATCACCGACTCATCCCGCTGCAAAGGCCTTCTGCAACAGAAACGCTGGCGCATAGCCGACTGGCTCGTCGACCAGGGAATCCCTATCTATGATCAGACGAATGCCCTGTTCACTGAGATAACTGCCCCGTTGAAAGCCCAGAGTCCCGATATCGACAACCCGCAGATTCTCAAAATGTTGTTCATGGCGCTCTATAACCTGGACAAATTTCGCGAATTCGTCTTCAACAGCTCCTTTCTACAGCGCTTCGAGGTCGACCCGAACCGCATCCAGAAGATGCTTCGCAGCGATCTCGAACTTCTTAAATTCAGTTATGACTGGATTCAGTTCGGAATATTCGGTAAAAAAACCCTCACCGTCAAGGAAGGTGCGCCGGGTGTAAAATGA